From a single Sebaldella sp. S0638 genomic region:
- a CDS encoding ATP-binding protein, which yields MDNRFECVIFVGIQGSGKSTFYKENFFRTHIRINLDMLKTRNRERILTEACFEAKQNFVVDNTNPTAENRKKYIKGAKKSGFKVIVYYFDTEYHTALKRNNSRSGKEKVPERAVLSTKNQMEKPRFEEGIDEIFTVITENNNIYVIKSDK from the coding sequence ATGGATAATAGATTTGAGTGTGTTATTTTTGTGGGAATTCAGGGTTCAGGGAAAAGCACTTTTTATAAGGAAAATTTTTTTCGGACTCATATCAGAATAAATCTGGATATGCTGAAAACGAGAAACAGGGAAAGGATACTGACAGAGGCCTGTTTTGAAGCTAAGCAGAATTTTGTGGTTGATAATACTAATCCAACAGCAGAAAACAGAAAAAAGTATATAAAAGGCGCTAAAAAATCAGGCTTTAAAGTAATTGTATATTACTTTGATACTGAATATCACACTGCCCTGAAAAGAAACAACAGCAGGAGCGGTAAAGAAAAAGTACCTGAAAGGGCTGTTTTGTCAACAAAAAATCAGATGGAGAAACCTCGGTTTGAAGAGGGGATAGACGAAATTTTTACTGTAATAACTGAAAATAATAATATATATGTGATAAAATCAGATAAATAA
- a CDS encoding PolC-type DNA polymerase III, translating to MSSIKYMKLKPSDDIYERLNIKSFSIEHINLFSKKKEMEVLIKIIHIDAFKEVMDLRKELTKTFSDSIKVKMKFLMNTVIETDKLTSLVEFLLDNYKNESIRHQYIFSDYEIYYRNNKNIQIELKSHHLIEQAVTQGIDKDLQIRLKEVTDQEFRISFVSEREEGDSINETMEEYAVIMEETFVVEDTTSQSSTPVLYGEVIKSRIMEYEVFDQLQVGENMTIEGEVFNINTRELKNDKLLITFNVTNYKDSISCRLFLLKTEDLKLKNGEWVKLKGRVTQDRFNIEDYYLIISSIERIPSRLERRKDEAEVKRVELHAHTNMSEMSGVVSAKDLINRAVEYGHNAIAVTDYGVAYSFPFAYKAAPKDFKVIFGVEAYVVDDEQNMVERPKDAMIEEEIYIIFDIETTGFDPYKDKIIEIGAVKLKGRNIIDRFSAFVNPEVPIPDEIIKLTNITDDMVKDAELIDTVLPQFLEFCGDSTLVAHNAKFDVGFLTQKARQLELEFLPSVIDTLYWARVLVTDLKRFNLKALANYFNISLDNHHRAVDDAEATASIFIKMLNMVLSKGILKIYEINDTFQNNVQTADTMNTMILVKNRDGLKDLYELISRSHLDFFGERKPRIPKSMLKEKRENLLIASSANSVFRNDGELVRAYLRGMSKDEIEERAEFYDYIEIHPAANYIEMVNNGEMESLDIAKEMNKYFYELGKKTGKIVVATGDAHYLEEWESVNRSVLILGSGMGHRSYKHDRKLYFRTTDEMLEAFTFLGEETAYEVVVENTNKLADMIERLKPIPDGFYPPKIEGAEEEVREMTYKRAKKLYGENLPEVLEARIERELEAIIGNGFAVLYLISQKLVKKSLDNGYLVGSRGSVGSSIVAYLMEITEVNAMYPHYRCPNPECKHSEFTDMAGSGVDLPDKICPECGTKYIKDGHSIPFEVFMGFKGDKVPDIDLNFSGEYQSEIHRYTEELFGKDHVFRAGTISTLAERNAFGYVRKYFEESGIHKRKAEIERIAKGCEGARKTTGQHPGGMIVLPSDRSIYEFTPIQKPANDKTAESITTHFDYHVMDEQLVKLDILGHDDPTTLRILQDLTGLDIYEIPLDDPKVLSIFNSTEALGVTQKEIGSVIGSFGIPEFGTKFVREMLIETKPSSFAELVRISGLSHGTDVWLNNAQDYVRAGITTLSEVISVRDDIMNYLIDHGLDKSLAFTIMEFVRKGQPSKNKEKWDEYAKAMKEKSIKEWYIESCEKIKYMFPKGHAVAYVMMAVRIAYFKVYYPLEFYTAFLNRKVDGFSVTKMFKKLDELKEARKLLDEKMNLDVKEKGDMTLYEILIEMSHRGVELLPVDIYKSEASSFLVEDGKIRLPLVAVDGLGESVAKKVVEERKISEFISLEDILKRTKLNKTVVELMKHYKFLPDISLTNQQTLF from the coding sequence ATGAGTAGTATCAAATATATGAAATTAAAACCATCTGATGATATATACGAAAGACTTAACATAAAAAGTTTTTCCATAGAACACATAAATTTATTTTCAAAAAAGAAAGAAATGGAAGTTCTTATAAAAATAATACATATAGATGCTTTTAAGGAAGTAATGGATCTTCGTAAGGAACTAACAAAAACTTTTAGTGACAGCATAAAGGTAAAAATGAAATTTCTTATGAATACCGTTATAGAAACTGATAAATTAACAAGTCTTGTGGAATTTCTTCTTGATAATTACAAGAATGAAAGTATAAGACATCAGTATATTTTTTCAGATTATGAAATTTATTACAGAAATAATAAAAATATACAAATAGAGCTGAAAAGCCATCATCTGATAGAACAGGCAGTTACTCAGGGAATAGACAAGGATCTTCAGATAAGACTGAAAGAGGTAACTGATCAGGAATTCAGAATAAGTTTTGTAAGTGAAAGAGAAGAAGGAGACTCCATTAATGAGACAATGGAGGAGTATGCAGTTATAATGGAGGAAACATTCGTGGTGGAAGATACCACGTCGCAGAGTTCAACACCAGTATTATACGGTGAGGTTATAAAGAGCAGAATCATGGAATATGAGGTGTTTGACCAGCTTCAGGTCGGGGAAAACATGACTATTGAAGGGGAAGTATTTAATATAAATACCAGAGAACTTAAAAATGATAAGCTGCTTATTACTTTTAACGTTACGAATTACAAAGATTCCATCTCATGCAGACTTTTTCTCCTGAAAACGGAAGATCTGAAACTGAAAAACGGAGAATGGGTAAAGCTAAAGGGAAGAGTAACACAGGATAGATTTAATATAGAGGATTATTATCTGATTATTTCATCAATAGAAAGAATTCCTTCCAGACTGGAAAGAAGAAAAGATGAAGCAGAAGTAAAAAGAGTAGAATTACACGCTCATACCAATATGAGCGAGATGAGCGGGGTGGTATCTGCTAAAGATCTCATAAACAGAGCTGTAGAATACGGACATAATGCTATAGCTGTCACAGATTACGGTGTGGCATATTCGTTTCCTTTTGCATACAAAGCAGCACCAAAAGATTTTAAGGTAATTTTCGGTGTAGAGGCATATGTGGTGGATGATGAGCAGAATATGGTGGAAAGACCTAAAGATGCCATGATTGAGGAAGAAATATATATTATATTCGATATAGAGACAACAGGTTTCGATCCGTATAAAGATAAAATCATAGAGATAGGTGCGGTAAAGCTGAAAGGGCGTAATATAATAGACAGATTTTCTGCTTTTGTAAATCCGGAAGTACCAATTCCCGATGAAATAATAAAACTTACCAATATTACAGATGATATGGTAAAAGATGCCGAGTTAATAGATACAGTTCTTCCGCAGTTTCTGGAATTTTGCGGTGACTCTACATTAGTAGCTCATAATGCAAAATTCGATGTGGGATTCCTTACACAGAAAGCAAGACAGCTTGAACTAGAGTTTCTGCCAAGTGTTATTGATACTTTATACTGGGCAAGAGTTCTTGTTACAGACCTCAAAAGATTTAACCTGAAAGCACTTGCTAATTATTTTAATATATCCCTTGATAATCACCACAGGGCAGTAGATGATGCTGAAGCTACAGCTTCAATTTTTATAAAAATGCTGAATATGGTTTTATCTAAAGGAATACTGAAAATTTATGAAATAAACGATACATTCCAGAATAATGTTCAGACAGCAGATACTATGAATACAATGATACTGGTAAAAAACAGGGACGGACTTAAGGATTTATACGAACTTATATCAAGATCACATCTGGATTTTTTCGGAGAAAGAAAGCCGAGAATCCCGAAAAGTATGTTAAAAGAAAAAAGAGAAAATCTTTTGATAGCGAGTTCTGCCAATTCTGTATTCAGAAATGACGGCGAACTGGTCAGGGCATATCTGAGAGGTATGTCAAAAGATGAGATAGAAGAAAGAGCTGAGTTCTATGACTATATAGAAATTCACCCTGCTGCCAATTATATAGAAATGGTAAATAACGGTGAGATGGAAAGCCTGGATATAGCCAAGGAAATGAATAAATATTTTTACGAACTTGGTAAAAAAACAGGGAAAATAGTAGTAGCAACAGGAGATGCACATTATCTGGAAGAATGGGAATCTGTTAACAGAAGTGTATTAATACTGGGTTCAGGAATGGGACACAGATCATATAAACATGACAGAAAGCTATATTTCAGAACTACTGACGAAATGCTTGAAGCATTTACATTTCTTGGTGAAGAAACAGCTTATGAAGTAGTAGTGGAAAATACCAACAAACTAGCTGATATGATAGAGCGGCTAAAGCCCATCCCTGACGGTTTTTATCCTCCGAAAATAGAAGGAGCAGAAGAAGAAGTACGGGAAATGACATATAAAAGAGCTAAAAAATTATACGGAGAAAATCTTCCGGAAGTTTTGGAAGCAAGAATAGAACGTGAATTGGAAGCAATTATAGGTAACGGGTTTGCGGTACTATATCTAATATCCCAGAAGCTGGTTAAGAAATCACTTGATAACGGATATCTCGTAGGTTCCAGAGGATCGGTAGGGTCATCCATAGTTGCGTACCTAATGGAAATAACCGAGGTTAATGCAATGTATCCGCATTACAGATGTCCTAATCCGGAATGCAAACACAGTGAATTTACAGATATGGCAGGAAGCGGAGTCGATCTTCCTGATAAAATCTGTCCTGAATGCGGTACAAAATACATAAAAGACGGACATTCAATTCCGTTTGAGGTATTTATGGGATTCAAAGGGGACAAGGTACCGGATATTGACCTTAACTTCTCAGGTGAATATCAGTCAGAGATACACCGATATACAGAAGAACTTTTCGGAAAAGACCACGTATTTCGTGCAGGGACAATATCAACACTGGCTGAGCGGAATGCATTCGGTTATGTGAGAAAATATTTTGAGGAAAGCGGTATTCATAAAAGAAAAGCAGAAATAGAAAGAATAGCCAAAGGCTGTGAAGGTGCAAGAAAGACTACGGGGCAGCATCCGGGAGGAATGATAGTATTACCCAGCGACAGGTCAATATATGAGTTTACCCCTATACAAAAACCGGCTAATGATAAAACAGCCGAATCAATAACAACACATTTTGATTATCACGTAATGGATGAACAGCTGGTAAAGCTGGATATACTGGGGCATGACGATCCTACTACCCTTAGAATACTTCAGGATCTTACAGGTCTTGATATATACGAGATACCTCTTGATGATCCGAAAGTTCTTAGTATATTTAATTCTACAGAGGCATTAGGTGTTACACAGAAGGAGATAGGTTCTGTAATAGGATCATTTGGTATACCGGAGTTTGGTACGAAGTTCGTACGGGAGATGCTTATTGAGACAAAGCCGAGCAGCTTTGCTGAATTGGTGAGAATCTCGGGTCTTTCACACGGAACAGACGTATGGCTGAACAATGCACAGGATTATGTAAGAGCAGGAATAACAACACTTAGTGAAGTAATATCCGTGCGGGATGACATTATGAACTATCTTATAGATCATGGTCTGGATAAATCACTTGCATTTACTATAATGGAATTTGTCAGAAAAGGACAGCCTTCCAAAAATAAAGAAAAATGGGATGAATATGCCAAAGCAATGAAGGAAAAAAGTATAAAAGAATGGTACATAGAATCATGTGAAAAAATAAAGTATATGTTTCCAAAAGGACACGCTGTGGCCTATGTAATGATGGCTGTGAGAATAGCATATTTCAAGGTATATTACCCTCTTGAGTTTTATACGGCATTTTTAAACAGAAAAGTAGACGGATTCAGTGTTACAAAGATGTTTAAGAAGCTTGACGAATTAAAAGAGGCAAGAAAGCTTCTTGATGAAAAGATGAACCTTGATGTCAAGGAAAAAGGAGATATGACATTATATGAAATATTAATAGAAATGAGTCACAGAGGAGTAGAACTGCTTCCGGTGGACATATATAAGTCAGAAGCCTCATCATTTCTTGTGGAAGACGGCAAAATAAGACTTCCTCTTGTGGCAGTGGACGGGCTTGGGGAATCAGTAGCCAAAAAAGTAGTGGAAGAAAGAAAGATTTCAGAATTTATTTCACTTGAAGATATATTGAAAAGAACAAAATTAAATAAAACAGTAGTGGAACTAATGAAACATTATAAATTTCTGCCGGATATATCACTGACAAACCAGCAGACATTATTTTAA